From a region of the Campylobacter showae genome:
- the lptE gene encoding LPS assembly lipoprotein LptE codes for MKIKILLLLATFILVGCGYKPVSKITNDIMGDRVYVNVLISKEEPKNSVWIKDSVLEGIVTRLGKRMSYDKNEPTAITVSIKSLNYQALLYDENGYVTSYKAILTLNFDTKLKGGKILSVTTSGEHDFTVSQKVRDTRFADGVISESEKYNAIKEASQEAFDEYIAVLAVKGLKNGD; via the coding sequence GTGAAGATAAAAATTTTACTACTTTTGGCAACTTTCATCTTGGTTGGATGTGGTTATAAGCCCGTCTCAAAGATTACGAACGACATAATGGGCGACCGTGTATACGTAAATGTGCTAATAAGCAAAGAAGAGCCTAAAAACAGCGTTTGGATCAAAGATAGCGTACTAGAGGGTATCGTAACAAGGCTAGGCAAGCGCATGAGCTACGATAAAAACGAGCCTACGGCGATAACCGTCTCGATCAAATCGCTTAACTACCAAGCGCTATTATATGATGAAAACGGCTATGTGACGTCGTATAAGGCGATACTAACGCTCAATTTCGACACCAAGTTAAAAGGCGGCAAGATACTATCGGTGACTACTTCTGGCGAGCACGACTTTACCGTTTCGCAAAAGGTAAGGGATACTAGATTTGCCGACGGCGTTATCAGTGAGAGCGAAAAATACAACGCCATAAAAGAGGCTTCGCAGGAGGCTTTTGACGAATATATCGCCGTGCTTGCGGTAAAAGGGCTAAAAAATGGCGACTAG
- a CDS encoding GGDEF domain-containing protein — MATSVSQVIKESIQTMKERGLMLTPDNYAEVFCEIAKKNGVIVPDCQKLEKYSARLNDELKAQLKQKNVRNLDELFAFMAARLNSPGLAEYPKLINALVAMNKKVFQAVASLHNKNAKNLAEASSEALNRRLDAQAIDRIKDKWFDFLTDYDDSFLKRLGVYGVKNFSDLKDIVAELEDVLTKEQACEKLVPLISDMLRPSITDKIDGEIEKVNKVLKGDPNLLEDFATRKNIEILTKKRIELDRAEISTKVGSLDKVLDGINDQIASLISSSSKSSSQMQFIKNDLNSINLNEDSFEGIRDKLKNIADTLDVEVKQLGEQMLSDQQTIQELQAKVSRLEVELESAKAESKEDFLTKTATKKALMEELGRLEIDFLQQNADYAVCFFDIDHFKNINDIYGHDAGDVIIASVGKTLRGNSREVDFVARYGGEEFVVLLPGFDIAQSIEFADKVRDVLKNSKFLYKDERISVTVSCGVAIRSQNQSQAAVLEASDKMLYQAKQNGRDQVMPKI; from the coding sequence ATGGCGACTAGCGTCAGCCAAGTCATAAAAGAATCTATCCAGACCATGAAAGAGCGCGGGCTCATGCTAACTCCGGATAACTACGCCGAGGTTTTTTGCGAGATAGCGAAAAAAAACGGCGTAATAGTGCCTGATTGTCAGAAGCTTGAAAAATACTCGGCTCGCCTAAACGATGAGCTTAAGGCGCAACTAAAACAAAAAAACGTAAGAAACTTGGACGAGCTTTTTGCTTTTATGGCGGCTAGGCTAAATTCGCCCGGGCTTGCCGAGTATCCAAAACTAATAAATGCGCTCGTAGCTATGAATAAAAAGGTTTTTCAGGCCGTAGCTTCGTTGCATAATAAAAATGCTAAAAATTTAGCCGAAGCAAGCTCGGAAGCTCTAAATAGAAGACTAGATGCGCAAGCTATAGATAGAATAAAAGATAAATGGTTCGATTTTTTAACTGATTACGACGATAGTTTTTTGAAAAGATTGGGCGTTTACGGTGTTAAAAATTTTAGCGACTTAAAAGATATCGTTGCTGAGCTTGAGGATGTTTTGACGAAAGAGCAGGCTTGCGAAAAACTAGTCCCGCTCATATCGGATATGCTAAGACCTTCTATCACCGATAAAATCGACGGCGAAATAGAAAAAGTAAATAAAGTTTTAAAAGGCGATCCAAATCTTCTGGAGGATTTTGCTACTAGAAAAAATATAGAAATTTTGACCAAAAAGCGTATCGAACTTGATAGGGCCGAGATTTCTACGAAAGTCGGATCGCTGGATAAGGTTTTGGACGGTATAAACGATCAAATAGCAAGCCTGATCAGCAGTTCTTCTAAAAGTTCAAGCCAGATGCAGTTTATCAAAAACGATCTAAATTCGATAAATTTAAACGAAGATAGTTTCGAGGGGATCAGGGATAAGTTAAAAAATATCGCCGATACCCTGGACGTCGAGGTTAAACAATTGGGCGAGCAGATGCTAAGCGATCAGCAAACTATACAAGAACTACAAGCTAAAGTTAGCAGGCTAGAAGTAGAGTTAGAAAGCGCGAAAGCCGAGAGTAAAGAGGATTTTTTAACTAAAACAGCGACTAAAAAAGCGTTAATGGAAGAGCTTGGGCGTTTAGAGATTGATTTTTTACAACAAAATGCCGACTATGCCGTGTGTTTTTTTGACATAGATCATTTTAAAAATATAAACGATATATACGGGCACGACGCCGGCGACGTAATAATAGCAAGCGTAGGAAAAACTCTTAGGGGTAACTCTAGGGAAGTCGATTTCGTAGCTAGATACGGCGGCGAGGAGTTTGTGGTTTTGTTGCCGGGGTTTGATATAGCACAGAGTATAGAGTTTGCGGACAAGGTGCGCGATGTGCTAAAAAACTCCAAATTTTTATACAAAGACGAGCGCATTAGCGTTACGGTGAGTTGCGGCGTTGCGATACGCAGCCAAAATCAAAGCCAAGCAGCCGTACTAGAAGCTTCGGATAAAATGCTATACCAGGCTAAGCAAAACGGCAGAGATCAGGTAATGCCTAAAATTTAA
- a CDS encoding Mur ligase family protein, protein MKLEYFLENKPLFYKEINRARMPNAFKFVQGAFKIPKIIHLIGTNGKGSTGRFLAQMLARGHSVGHYTSPHIFEFRERFWMNGAVASADALETAHEKLIKILPPEVARSLSYFEYATLLCAPLFEGCDFFVCEAGVGGEFDATNVFDKRLSLFTPIGFDHTALLGDTLERIATTKFNAMADVALINDDMSELCASIARKIADKKGATLKFASQNLTNEDKNEIKIYAEKFGLPKFLRSNLTLSSSAFKELGFSLNLSNLGALDLSGRCEKIAPNVTIDVGHNEMAAQALAKKFEGKKLNLIFNAFADKDIKAVIKAIRPIVKKTYIIEYETPGRELATEQVKEALRQLDIEFADFTDVRADEEYLAFGSFYLVEAFLKRYRGAK, encoded by the coding sequence ATGAAACTCGAATATTTTTTAGAAAACAAACCCCTTTTTTACAAGGAAATCAACCGCGCGCGCATGCCGAATGCCTTTAAATTCGTGCAGGGCGCGTTTAAAATACCAAAAATCATCCATCTTATCGGCACGAACGGTAAGGGTAGCACGGGGCGATTTTTAGCGCAAATGCTCGCGCGCGGTCATAGCGTCGGCCACTATACGAGCCCGCATATTTTCGAGTTTCGCGAGAGATTTTGGATGAACGGCGCCGTAGCTAGCGCGGACGCGCTCGAGACGGCTCACGAGAAGCTGATTAAAATTTTGCCCCCCGAGGTCGCGCGTTCGCTTTCGTATTTCGAGTACGCGACGTTGCTTTGCGCTCCGCTTTTTGAGGGGTGCGACTTTTTCGTTTGCGAGGCTGGCGTAGGCGGCGAATTTGACGCTACGAACGTGTTTGACAAGCGCCTTAGCCTCTTTACTCCGATCGGTTTTGACCACACGGCGCTGCTGGGCGATACGCTAGAGCGGATCGCGACGACTAAATTTAACGCGATGGCGGACGTTGCTTTGATAAATGATGATATGAGCGAGCTTTGCGCCAGTATCGCGCGAAAAATCGCCGATAAAAAAGGTGCGACGCTCAAATTCGCTTCCCAAAATTTGACCAACGAGGATAAAAACGAGATTAAAATTTACGCGGAGAAATTCGGCTTGCCCAAGTTTTTGCGCTCAAATTTGACTCTTAGCTCTTCGGCGTTTAAGGAGCTTGGATTTAGCTTAAATTTATCAAATTTAGGCGCGCTAGATCTAAGCGGACGCTGCGAAAAGATCGCGCCAAACGTAACGATCGACGTCGGACACAATGAGATGGCGGCGCAAGCCCTAGCTAAAAAATTTGAGGGCAAAAAGCTAAATTTGATCTTTAACGCCTTTGCGGACAAGGACATAAAAGCCGTCATAAAGGCGATCAGGCCAATCGTCAAAAAGACCTACATCATCGAGTACGAGACGCCGGGCCGCGAGCTTGCGACGGAGCAGGTGAAAGAGGCTTTGCGCCAGCTAGATATTGAGTTTGCGGACTTTACGGACGTGCGTGCGGACGAGGAGTATCTGGCGTTCGGGTCGTTTTACCTCGTGGAAGCCTTCTTAAAAAGGTACCGCGGTGCAAAGTGA
- the mfd gene encoding transcription-repair coupling factor yields MQSEVFEYFLNGGDAQLLVCEDDKEAIAALSAAEFAGLKVFRLPDFRAREGDDLRSFSAELFELSSELAKFYEFEGKKLLISPVCTVLNKLPGKKHLQKLTLNFGDKIDPKELTQKLLRFGYEAVGIVESEGEFCVRGEIIDIFCVGAQEPNRILLFDDEIESIRHYSTQTQISNKTELKSVEISPFIAALGEAEFKKTSEKIKDMQTDALISDLKTLGFWAIDGFIDYTREFKTVLTKKFDDFERDLGDVANLPVLPAAKVYKDLSVTLNADFFELNKNKKIKVLARNEGLFNALNLSEYKNVEFVQTEAALNLVSPSEIIVSLNKFEKKKRAKKPSLAIDELKAGDYVVHEEYGIGKFTGLEKLTVLGRTREFVVIVYQNEDKLLLPVEHLNLIDRYVAGSGSIAVLDRLGKANFAKIKEKVRAKLFVIASKIISLAAQRELIRGEIIEKDDAEYLNFLQNAGFAYTRDQERASSDIANDLKSGKVMDRLLSGDVGFGKTEVAMNAIFKCVKSGFQALFFVPTTLLSSQHFKSLKERLGKFDVSVFKLDRFTSAKEKVAAVKALEAGQPCVCVGTHSLLSVKPSNLGLIIIDEEHKFGVKQKEKLKEISSASHVLSMSATPIPRSLNMALSSVKGYSVLQTPPSSRLDVRTSVREWDEKAVKEAIMRELRRGGQIFYIHNHIATMPQAKKQILDIMPNLRILTLHSKIDAKTTEEEMMKFENGEYDVLLSTSIVESGIHLPNVNTIIIEGANKFGIADLHQLRGRVGRSDKQAYCYFLVEDKNALSADALKRLVALESNSFLGSGSVLAYHDLEIRGGGNLVGEAQSGHIEAIGYSLYIKMLEEEINKLLNKESFESAKIDLKLSINAFLNSEFIGEDRLRLELYRRLSKCKEVAEVYGIEGEIEDRFGKPDIYTKQFLSLIIIKILAIKAGFKAISNAEQNIVLTAQNGEQTRLRSKSKDDDDVIEEILIYLRKLNKGRAEK; encoded by the coding sequence GTGCAAAGTGAGGTTTTTGAGTATTTTTTAAACGGAGGCGATGCGCAGCTGCTCGTCTGCGAGGACGATAAGGAGGCTATCGCGGCTCTTAGCGCGGCGGAATTTGCCGGGCTTAAGGTCTTTAGATTGCCCGATTTTAGAGCGCGCGAGGGTGATGATCTGCGCAGCTTTAGCGCCGAGCTTTTCGAGCTATCATCCGAGTTAGCCAAATTTTACGAATTCGAGGGCAAAAAGCTCCTCATCAGCCCCGTTTGCACGGTTCTAAACAAACTTCCGGGCAAAAAACATCTACAAAAGCTAACGCTAAATTTCGGCGATAAAATCGATCCAAAAGAGCTAACCCAAAAGCTACTGCGCTTTGGCTACGAGGCGGTGGGTATCGTGGAGAGCGAGGGCGAGTTTTGCGTTCGCGGCGAGATTATAGATATTTTTTGCGTCGGCGCGCAGGAGCCAAACCGCATTTTGCTATTTGACGATGAGATAGAGAGTATCAGGCACTACAGCACGCAGACGCAAATTTCAAACAAAACCGAACTAAAAAGCGTTGAAATTTCGCCTTTTATCGCGGCTCTGGGCGAGGCCGAGTTTAAAAAAACCTCCGAAAAAATAAAAGATATGCAAACGGACGCGCTAATCAGCGACCTAAAGACGCTCGGATTTTGGGCGATAGATGGATTTATCGACTATACGCGCGAATTTAAAACGGTTTTAACGAAAAAATTTGACGACTTTGAGCGGGATCTAGGCGATGTGGCAAATTTGCCAGTATTGCCCGCAGCTAAAGTTTATAAAGACTTAAGCGTAACTTTAAACGCCGATTTTTTCGAGCTAAATAAAAATAAAAAAATCAAGGTTTTAGCGCGCAACGAGGGTCTTTTTAACGCATTAAATTTAAGCGAATACAAAAACGTCGAGTTCGTGCAAACCGAAGCGGCGTTAAATTTGGTCTCACCAAGTGAAATCATCGTATCGCTAAACAAATTTGAAAAGAAAAAGCGCGCCAAAAAACCGAGTCTAGCGATCGACGAGCTAAAGGCGGGCGACTACGTCGTGCACGAGGAGTACGGCATCGGCAAATTTACGGGGCTTGAAAAGCTAACGGTGCTAGGCAGGACGCGCGAGTTCGTCGTGATCGTTTATCAAAACGAGGATAAGCTGCTTTTGCCCGTCGAGCATTTAAATTTGATCGACAGATACGTCGCGGGTAGCGGCAGTATCGCGGTTTTAGACCGCCTGGGCAAGGCAAATTTTGCCAAGATAAAAGAAAAAGTTAGAGCCAAGCTTTTCGTAATCGCGTCAAAGATTATTTCACTAGCTGCCCAGCGCGAGCTAATCCGCGGCGAAATCATCGAAAAAGACGATGCGGAGTATCTAAATTTCTTGCAAAACGCGGGCTTTGCCTACACGAGAGATCAGGAGCGCGCATCAAGCGACATCGCAAACGACCTAAAAAGCGGCAAGGTGATGGATAGGTTGCTTAGCGGCGATGTGGGATTCGGTAAAACCGAGGTTGCTATGAACGCGATATTTAAATGCGTAAAATCGGGCTTTCAGGCGCTATTTTTCGTGCCGACGACGCTTCTTAGTTCGCAACATTTTAAAAGCCTAAAAGAGCGGCTGGGCAAATTTGACGTTAGCGTCTTTAAACTTGACCGTTTCACGAGCGCAAAGGAAAAAGTGGCTGCGGTTAAGGCGCTGGAGGCGGGACAGCCTTGCGTTTGCGTGGGTACGCACTCGCTTTTATCGGTTAAGCCGTCAAATTTAGGCCTCATCATCATTGATGAGGAGCATAAATTCGGCGTCAAGCAAAAAGAAAAACTAAAAGAAATTTCAAGCGCCTCGCACGTGCTATCTATGAGCGCAACCCCGATACCGCGCAGCCTAAATATGGCGCTTTCAAGCGTCAAGGGCTATTCCGTCCTACAAACTCCGCCAAGCTCGCGCCTAGACGTGCGAACCAGCGTGCGCGAGTGGGACGAAAAGGCGGTAAAAGAGGCCATCATGCGCGAACTGCGCCGCGGCGGGCAAATTTTTTATATCCACAACCACATCGCCACGATGCCTCAAGCAAAAAAGCAAATTTTAGACATCATGCCAAATTTACGCATCCTCACGCTGCACTCCAAGATCGACGCCAAAACGACCGAAGAGGAGATGATGAAGTTTGAAAACGGCGAATACGACGTGCTGCTAAGCACTAGTATCGTAGAAAGCGGCATCCATCTGCCAAACGTAAACACCATCATCATCGAGGGCGCGAATAAATTCGGTATCGCAGACTTGCATCAGCTACGCGGACGCGTCGGCAGGAGCGACAAGCAGGCGTATTGCTACTTCCTGGTCGAAGACAAAAACGCCCTAAGCGCGGACGCGCTAAAACGCCTAGTCGCGCTTGAGAGCAACTCGTTTTTGGGCTCGGGCAGCGTGCTAGCCTACCATGATCTGGAAATCAGAGGCGGCGGCAACCTGGTGGGCGAAGCTCAAAGCGGCCATATCGAGGCGATCGGCTACTCGCTCTACATCAAAATGCTCGAAGAAGAGATAAATAAACTGCTAAATAAAGAGAGCTTTGAAAGCGCAAAAATCGATCTGAAACTCAGCATAAACGCGTTTTTAAACTCGGAGTTTATCGGCGAGGATAGGCTGCGTCTGGAGCTTTATAGACGGCTTAGCAAGTGCAAAGAGGTGGCCGAGGTTTACGGGATAGAGGGCGAGATCGAGGATAGATTCGGCAAGCCCGACATCTACACCAAGCAGTTTTTAAGTCTCATTATAATTAAAATTTTAGCGATAAAAGCGGGCTTTAAAGCCATCTCAAATGCCGAGCAAAATATCGTACTAACCGCGCAAAACGGCGAGCAAACCAGGCTAAGATCAAAGAGCAAAGACGATGATGACGTGATAGAGGAGATCTTGATCTATCTTAGAAAACTAAACAAAGGACGGGCGGAAAAATGA
- a CDS encoding ATP-binding protein, with protein sequence MIDWNTTAAAIYRRKFGALKGVIDVDFTQLDGLIGIEKQKEELVENTRNFLEGKGANHAILWGARGCGKSSLVKAVFTKFYPDGLRLIELKNDELEMIPEIIYEIRDSSFKFIIFCDDLSFEAGDMSYKFLKPVLEGSIEKAPKNVLVYATSNRRHLISELKSDNEGAKVGETELHYSDAVEEKIALSDRFGLWLSFYQGSFTDYLKIVDFYFKDFVGDRAMLHELAKQYAQLRASRSGRTARQFYLSYKDKI encoded by the coding sequence ATGATAGACTGGAACACGACTGCCGCAGCGATTTATAGGCGTAAATTCGGCGCATTAAAAGGCGTGATAGACGTTGATTTTACGCAGCTTGACGGGCTTATCGGGATTGAAAAGCAAAAAGAAGAGCTCGTAGAAAATACGCGAAATTTTTTAGAAGGCAAGGGCGCAAATCACGCGATACTGTGGGGTGCGCGAGGCTGCGGTAAAAGCAGCCTGGTTAAGGCCGTTTTTACTAAATTTTACCCAGATGGCTTGCGGCTAATTGAGCTAAAAAACGACGAGCTGGAGATGATACCCGAGATCATTTACGAGATTAGGGATAGCAGTTTTAAATTTATCATTTTTTGCGACGACCTTAGCTTTGAGGCGGGAGACATGAGCTATAAATTTTTAAAACCCGTGCTTGAGGGCTCGATCGAAAAGGCGCCTAAAAACGTGCTAGTCTACGCCACCTCAAACCGCCGCCACCTGATCAGCGAACTAAAAAGCGACAACGAGGGTGCAAAAGTCGGCGAGACGGAGCTGCACTATAGCGACGCGGTCGAAGAAAAGATCGCGCTTAGCGATAGATTCGGGCTTTGGCTCAGCTTTTATCAGGGCAGCTTTACGGACTATCTAAAGATAGTTGATTTTTATTTTAAAGATTTCGTTGGCGACAGAGCCATGCTTCACGAGCTAGCTAAGCAATACGCACAGCTTCGCGCGAGCCGCTCTGGACGCACCGCGAGGCAGTTTTATCTGAGCTATAAAGATAAAATTTGA
- a CDS encoding TIGR00282 family metallophosphoesterase, protein MANLTRVGFVGDIVGRAGRSAVIQNLPKFKREFELDFIVANAENASGGFGLTATNAHELLECGIDAITGGNHSFDKKDVVALMDALPIIRPYNHFTGTAGRGAINLSKEGKSLSVVNLMGHYGLPHTNNAFLEAERALEECESENILIDFHAEATSEKNAFFSLFCGRIGAIAGTHTHVGTDDLQIVSGTAYVSDVGLSGAFDGVIGMDAEAPVKSFLTGLKHSFKVNEKCRRIFQMVVFEFDGGRCTDAFKVRVIDGVSEPLVQRAVKFI, encoded by the coding sequence ATGGCAAATTTGACTAGAGTGGGCTTTGTCGGCGATATCGTCGGACGCGCAGGACGAAGCGCTGTTATACAAAATTTGCCAAAATTTAAGCGCGAGTTTGAGCTTGACTTTATCGTCGCAAACGCCGAAAATGCAAGCGGCGGCTTTGGCCTAACCGCAACAAACGCGCATGAGCTGCTAGAGTGCGGTATCGACGCGATCACGGGCGGCAATCATAGCTTTGATAAAAAAGACGTAGTCGCGTTGATGGACGCCCTGCCTATCATTCGCCCGTATAATCACTTCACGGGAACTGCGGGGCGCGGCGCGATAAATTTGAGTAAAGAGGGCAAGAGCCTAAGCGTGGTAAATTTGATGGGGCACTACGGCTTGCCGCATACGAACAACGCCTTTTTGGAGGCCGAGCGCGCGCTAGAGGAGTGCGAGAGCGAAAATATCCTCATAGACTTTCACGCCGAGGCCACGAGTGAGAAAAACGCCTTTTTTAGTCTATTTTGCGGGCGAATAGGAGCCATAGCGGGCACTCACACGCACGTTGGCACCGATGATTTGCAAATAGTTAGCGGCACCGCATACGTGAGCGACGTAGGGCTTAGTGGGGCATTTGACGGCGTCATCGGCATGGATGCTGAAGCGCCGGTGAAGAGCTTTTTAACGGGGCTAAAGCACTCGTTTAAGGTAAATGAAAAATGCAGGCGAATCTTTCAAATGGTCGTGTTTGAATTTGACGGCGGGCGCTGCACGGATGCCTTTAAGGTCCGCGTGATAGACGGAGTTAGCGAGCCTTTGGTGCAGCGAGCGGTTAAATTTATATAA
- a CDS encoding 3-methyladenine DNA glycosylase: protein MDSTQLFLALKNAGVKADADGPLWWPNAGTFEVVVGAVLIQNTNWKNADKALNNLKNANLMSVEGIVKTPAAELALLIKPSGFYNTKAKRLKTLCDAIFKKFGDFENFKENVSREWLLGVKGIGAETCDAVLCYACGRDVMVVDSYALRILSFLGYGFESYEEAQEWLEAVDSEQICKAYGRELGMNEIYAKFHGKIVEFCKAHFNGKRLDDAGEEILKSIK from the coding sequence ATGGATAGCACGCAGCTTTTTTTAGCGCTAAAAAACGCGGGCGTAAAGGCTGACGCGGACGGCCCTCTTTGGTGGCCAAATGCGGGCACCTTCGAGGTCGTTGTGGGTGCCGTTTTGATACAAAATACCAACTGGAAAAATGCGGACAAGGCGCTAAATAATCTAAAAAACGCAAATTTGATGAGCGTTGAGGGCATCGTAAAAACTCCCGCGGCCGAGCTAGCCTTGCTCATAAAACCAAGCGGCTTTTACAACACAAAGGCAAAACGCCTAAAAACGCTTTGTGACGCGATTTTTAAAAAATTCGGCGATTTTGAAAATTTCAAAGAAAACGTAAGCCGAGAGTGGCTGCTTGGCGTCAAAGGCATCGGCGCAGAGACCTGCGACGCGGTGCTTTGCTACGCGTGCGGACGCGACGTGATGGTCGTAGATAGTTACGCTTTGCGGATTTTGAGCTTTTTGGGATATGGGTTTGAAAGCTATGAAGAGGCGCAGGAGTGGCTAGAGGCCGTAGATAGCGAGCAGATTTGCAAAGCATACGGACGCGAGTTAGGCATGAATGAAATTTACGCCAAATTTCACGGCAAGATAGTGGAGTTTTGCAAGGCGCACTTTAACGGAAAGAGGCTAGACGATGCCGGCGAAGAAATACTAAAATCTATAAAATAG
- a CDS encoding DegT/DnrJ/EryC1/StrS family aminotransferase gives MKINFINLQAQYQKYKNEIDEQIKEVLDSSVYIGGKVGELEENLAKFSGAKHAIACSSGTDALLLAFMALDIKPGDEVITTPFTFIATAEMIAFLGAKPVFVDIDERTYNIDPNLIEAKITPKTKAIVPVSLFGQAADMTAINAVAQKHDLVVIEDAAQSFGASQNCVKSCNLSRIATTSFFPAKPLGCYGDGGAIFTDDDALNKKIRILLNHGQSERYIHKYIGINGRLDAIQAGILNVKLKYLDAEIARRQEIAARYTGELKGVVAPFVAEGNVSAWAQYCIRVKDRAKMLEICAQKGVPTGVYYPVPLHLQEVFKDLGYKLGDFAVSEAVAQDIMALPMSAFVTKEEQDYVIEVINNA, from the coding sequence ATGAAGATAAATTTTATAAATTTACAAGCTCAGTATCAAAAATACAAAAACGAAATCGACGAGCAGATCAAAGAGGTGCTAGATAGCTCGGTCTATATCGGCGGCAAGGTCGGCGAGCTGGAGGAAAATCTGGCTAAATTTAGCGGCGCAAAGCACGCGATAGCTTGCAGTAGCGGCACGGACGCGCTGCTGTTAGCCTTTATGGCGCTTGATATAAAGCCCGGCGACGAGGTCATCACGACGCCTTTTACCTTTATCGCTACGGCCGAGATGATAGCGTTTCTGGGCGCAAAGCCCGTATTTGTCGATATCGACGAGAGGACGTATAACATCGATCCAAATTTGATCGAAGCAAAGATCACGCCAAAGACCAAGGCTATCGTGCCGGTGTCGCTTTTTGGGCAGGCGGCGGATATGACGGCGATAAATGCCGTTGCGCAAAAGCACGATCTAGTCGTCATCGAGGACGCCGCGCAAAGCTTCGGCGCGAGTCAAAACTGCGTAAAATCCTGCAACCTCTCGCGCATCGCTACGACCTCGTTTTTCCCGGCTAAGCCGCTTGGTTGCTACGGCGACGGCGGAGCGATATTTACCGACGACGACGCCCTAAACAAAAAGATACGCATCCTGCTAAATCACGGCCAGTCCGAGCGCTACATCCACAAATACATCGGTATAAACGGCAGACTCGACGCCATCCAGGCGGGCATTTTAAACGTCAAGCTAAAATACCTTGACGCCGAAATCGCAAGACGCCAAGAGATCGCGGCGAGATATACTGGCGAACTAAAGGGCGTCGTAGCGCCTTTCGTCGCGGAGGGCAACGTCTCGGCGTGGGCGCAGTACTGCATCCGCGTAAAAGATAGAGCGAAAATGCTAGAAATCTGCGCGCAAAAAGGCGTGCCGACGGGAGTTTATTACCCCGTGCCACTGCATTTGCAAGAGGTGTTTAAGGATCTTGGCTATAAGCTTGGGGATTTTGCCGTGAGTGAAGCGGTAGCGCAGGATATAATGGCGCTACCGATGTCTGCGTTTGTAACCAAAGAGGAGCAAGACTATGTCATCGAGGTTATAAATAATGCTTAA
- a CDS encoding Gfo/Idh/MocA family protein, with protein sequence MLKFALIGLGVMGKNHYRALQNVAGVQIAALCDPFCKENFAQKIYLGLDEMLESENLDAAVIATPTSLHKEAALKCMQKGLNLLIEKPVCANAADAQILLDEAQKRNLKVVVGHVERFNPAIAALKKELENEEIYSVQITRNAPFPQRIADVGILADLAVHDIDLIRFLSGKEIKRADIKCSRKIHAKFEDNAVLSFEIEGEITALIATSWLAHRRKRTVEVACKGAVYEADLLNQSLIKFSEFGASACKMQNIFVKRTDPLTSELEDFVRLLGSGQSSGASIKDSLKTLKIIENAS encoded by the coding sequence ATGCTTAAATTTGCGCTCATAGGTCTTGGCGTCATGGGCAAAAACCACTACCGCGCGCTACAAAACGTCGCTGGCGTGCAGATAGCCGCTCTTTGCGATCCGTTTTGCAAGGAAAATTTCGCGCAAAAAATTTACTTGGGTCTTGACGAGATGCTAGAGAGCGAAAATTTAGACGCCGCCGTCATCGCTACGCCGACCTCGCTACATAAAGAAGCGGCGCTAAAATGCATGCAAAAGGGGCTAAATTTGCTCATCGAAAAGCCCGTTTGCGCAAATGCCGCAGACGCTCAAATTTTACTTGACGAAGCGCAAAAGCGAAATCTAAAGGTAGTCGTCGGGCACGTCGAGCGCTTTAATCCAGCGATCGCGGCTCTAAAAAAAGAGCTTGAAAACGAGGAAATTTACAGCGTGCAAATAACTAGAAACGCGCCATTTCCACAGCGTATCGCAGACGTTGGGATACTGGCTGATCTAGCCGTGCACGATATAGATCTCATTAGGTTTTTAAGCGGCAAAGAGATAAAAAGAGCCGATATAAAATGCTCGCGCAAAATCCACGCCAAATTTGAAGACAACGCGGTTTTGTCGTTTGAGATTGAGGGCGAGATAACGGCTCTCATCGCCACTAGCTGGCTCGCGCATAGACGCAAAAGAACGGTCGAGGTTGCGTGCAAAGGGGCGGTTTACGAGGCTGATTTGCTAAATCAGAGTCTTATTAAATTTAGCGAATTTGGCGCGAGCGCGTGCAAAATGCAAAATATATTCGTCAAAAGAACCGATCCGCTAACAAGCGAGCTGGAGGACTTCGTGCGCCTACTAGGCAGCGGGCAAAGCTCGGGCGCTAGCATAAAGGACAGCCTAAAAACGCTAAAAATTATAGAGAACGCGAGCTAA